In the Phaseolus vulgaris cultivar G19833 chromosome 7, P. vulgaris v2.0, whole genome shotgun sequence genome, one interval contains:
- the LOC137829284 gene encoding uncharacterized protein, with the protein MKTVVPPNLVGVKASFTRVEDPEAHLTAFHTQMMLSGGSDAVYCKMFMSTLSGIAMEWFVSLPEGHITSFHQFSKLFTEQYIVNRAPSVVSYDLFDVRQYQGESLKDYLNRFGAQVVRLPSKDEDMLVHAFKKGVLPGPFSESLIRSHPNTFAEIRRRAVAHIVAETEVSEKRGSAAPPKPRGGQGKQQQQARVHEAKEGKKVQGKPRPYAPRKDQGRGRARENNAPPSTISWCSWRI; encoded by the coding sequence atgAAAACCGttgtgcctcccaacctggtgggagtGAAGGCGTCGTTCACGAGGGTAGAAGATCCAgaagcgcatctgacggcgttccacactcagatgatgctttctgggggctcagatgccgtgtactgcaagatgttcatgagtacACTGAGTGGAATCGCCATGGAATGGTTCGTGAGTCtgccagagggtcatatcacgtccttccatcagttttcgaagcttttcactgagcagtacatcgttaaCAGAGCACCTTCAGTGGTGTcgtacgatctgtttgatgtacGCCAATATCAAggggagtcgctgaaagactacctcaaccgcttcggagcacaagtggttagattgcccagcaaggacgaggatatgctggtgcatgcgtttaagaagggagtgctgcctggtcccttcagtgagtcgctcatcaggagccatcccaacACCTTTGCGGAGATCCGGCgacgcgcggtggcgcacatagtggcagagacagaggtttctgagaaaagaggaagtgctgcaccaccgaAGCCGCGTGGAGGACAGGGGAAGCAACAGCAGCAagcgagggtgcatgaggcaaagGAGGGAAAGAAGGTGCAGGGGAAACCTCGTCCTTATGCACCCAGGAAGGACCagggcagggggcgtgcaagggagaataatgcACCCCCAAGTACGATTTCATGGTGtagttggcggatctga